The sequence AAAATTGAAGTACAGGTACCAAACCGTAAATTGTGCCAATTACAAGggctaaatattaatttttgatCTTTCTGATCTTTCCTGTTTCTTCCTGTAATAGGTTACCCTGGTGATCTTTCTGTTTCTGCAACTTATACACTTACTTCAAGCACCACTTTACGGCTCGACATGGAAGCTGTGCCCAAGGACAAAGCTACTCCAGTCAGCTTAGCTCAGCATACATACTGGAACTTAGCCGGTCACAACTCGGGAAGCATACTCGACCATTCCATCCAAATATGGGGAACTCAAATTACGCCAGTAGACGAGAACACTGTACCAACAGGTGAACTCATGCCTGTTAAAGGCACTCCGTTCGATTTCACTTCCGAGAAAGTGATTGGTGCTTCGATTCACGAAGTTGGTTTAGGATATGATCACAACTACGTGCTCGACTCCGGGGAAGAGAAAGAGGGTCTAAAACGTGCCGCAAGACTCAAGGATCCATCAAGCTCAAGAGTCCTGAACTTGTGGACCAATGCTCCTGGGATGCAGTTCTACACGGCAAATTATGTGAATGGTGTCGTTGGTAAAGGAGGTGCGACGTACGGAAAGCAATCTGCTGCTTGTTTGGAAACGCAGGGATTCCCGAATGCTGTGAACCAGCCGAATTTTCCGTCAGTGATTGTTCAACCTGGTGAGACATACACTCACACTATGTTGTATGAGTTTTCAGTTGAATGAGGAGACGCTTAGTTCTGATTTTGCGGATTCAGAATTGAATTTAGCGTCGAATTTTTCGGGCTGGTGATTTACAGCACCTTGAGTAATAAAATTTGACTTGGGCATGATCTTTGTGAAgctattattgtaattatgtaTATGATTGCCTGAATTGAGCCATTAAGCTATAGAAAATAAGACTTTTCACTGTAATCTACATGCTAACGGTcttggaaccaattgaactaaaagctcaagctgatagttaaaggtccactccatattaatatctgatacTAACGTTGTTAAACAATTAGCAACCAAGTTACAACTCCCATGAACAAAATCAAAGGACATAACCAGTGGGGGACAAGTACGGGGATCCGTGGTACTCCTGATGCCAGAATTCATTCTAAGACTGGTGGTTTCAGGTGCCTTTTCACTTGGAGACACGGGCGGAACCAGGGGAGTTGGGGTGAGCTCGAGCCCCGGCAGGCTGccggagaattgagaaaaaaaaaatt comes from Euphorbia lathyris chromosome 8, ddEupLath1.1, whole genome shotgun sequence and encodes:
- the LOC136203779 gene encoding uncharacterized protein — its product is MADLFELNNGSMLVKISNLGCTITSLSIPDKSGNLADVVLGFDSLEPYLKGAAPYFGCIVGRVANRIRNGKFSLNGVDYSLPINKPPNSLHGGHKGFDKVIWDVVEQKKGDNPSITFKYQSHDGEEGYPGDLSVSATYTLTSSTTLRLDMEAVPKDKATPVSLAQHTYWNLAGHNSGSILDHSIQIWGTQITPVDENTVPTGELMPVKGTPFDFTSEKVIGASIHEVGLGYDHNYVLDSGEEKEGLKRAARLKDPSSSRVLNLWTNAPGMQFYTANYVNGVVGKGGATYGKQSAACLETQGFPNAVNQPNFPSVIVQPGETYTHTMLYEFSVE